The DNA segment GAAGATCATTCCGTCAGCTTCGTTCAATTTCTCGGCTCTTTCTCTTGCAATTTTGTCAGCATCAGCATTGGCTTCAGCGTCTTTTTTCATTCTTTCGATTTCTTCGGCAGTTAATCCAGAAGAAGCTTCGATACGAATATCGTGAGATTTTCCAGTTCCTTTGTCAGTTGCCGAAACTTTGATGATACCATTGGCATCGATGTCAAAAGTTACTTCAATTTGAGGAACTCCTCTTGGTGCTGGTGGAATACCGTCCAAGTGGAAACGACCGATAGTTTTGTTGTCGGCAGCCATTGCTCTAGCTCCTTGCAATACGTGGATTTCAACAGTTGGTTGAGAATCAGCGGCAGTAGAGAATACTTGAGATTTTTTGGTTGGGATAGTTGTGTTAGACTCAATTAAAGTAGTCATGACACCACCCATAGTTTCGATACCTAAAGATAAAGGTGTAACGTCAAGTAACAATACATCTTTTACATCTCCAGAAAGAACTCCACCTTGAATAGCTGCTCCAATGGCAACAACCTCATCAGGGTTAACTCCTTTAGACGCTTTTTTACCGAAGAATTTTTCAACTTCTTCAACAATTCTTGGGATACGAGTAGAACCTCCTACCAAGATCACTTCGTCAATATCAGAAACGCTTAAGTTGGCATTTTTCAACGCTTTAGCTACTGGAGCCATAGAACGTTTTACCAACGAATCAGTTAATTGTTCGAATTTAGCTCTAGTTAATTTTTTAACTAAGTGTTTTGGTCCTGAAGCCGTAGCAGTTACGTATGGCAAGTTGATTTCAGTTTCGGCAGAAGAGGACAATTCAATTTTTGCTTTCTCTGCAGCTTCTTTGATACGTTGCAATGACATTGGATCCAAACGCAAATCAATTCCTTCTTCAGCTTTAAATTCGTCAGCCAACCAGTCAATAATTTCGTGGTCAAAATCGTCTCCACCTAAGTGAGTGTCTCCATCTGTTGACAATACTTCGAAAACTCCGTCTCCTAATTCAAGAACAGAGATATCAAAAGTACCTCCACCTAAATCGTAAACAGCAATTTTTTGATCTTTACCTTTTTTATCCAAACCATAAGCCAATGCAGCTGCAGTTGGTTCATTGATGATACGCATTACTTTAAGACCTGCAATTTCACCAGCTTCTTTTGTAGCTTGACGTTGTGCATCGTTAAAGTAAGCAGGAACGGTGATAACCGCTTCAGTAACTGTTTGACCTAAATAGTCTTCAGCAGTTTTTTTCATTTTTTGAAGTGTCATTGCCGACAATTCTTGTGCAGTGTACAAACGACCGTCAATATCCACACGTGGCGTATTGTTGTCTCCTTTTACTACAGAATAAGGAACTCTTTTTGCTTCTTCAGTGATTTCAGCAAAAGAATGTCCCATAAAACGTTTGATAGAAGCAATAGTCTTAGTTGGATTAGTTACTGCTTGTCTTTTCGCAGGATCACCCACTTTAATTTCTCCACCTTCAACAAAAGCGATGATAGATGGTGTTGTTCTTTTTCCTTCAGCGTTAGGAATAACAACTGCTTCGCTACCTTCCATTACAGAAACACAAGAGTTCGTAGTACCTAAATCAATTCCGATTATTTTACCCATTTTTAATATATTTAATTTTTATTATATACTCGTTTTAATAACTCGAGTTGCAATAGTCAATCATTGTGCCAAGACAATGTCAGCCTTTAAATTGTCAGTTTATGTTAAAATTGGCGGAAAAAGATATGACAAGATGACATTTTAATTAGGATTTAGGACTGGCGTTTTGAAGTTTTGAAGTGTAATAAATCCCTATTTGAACCAATGTAAAAGCGTAATAACCCAATTTGATTTGTTTGTAGGTTTCGAAAAGAGAATCGAAAAACAGAATACAAATTAGCGTAATTACTATTAAAGATAGATTTGCTATGGATAATTTGTAAACCCATTTCACTTTTTTTAATAATGATAAAATTAAAATAGAAAAGGACATTAATACTATAAATACAAAGGAAAAAGATCTAATAAATAATGATAGACCATCGTATTTATGCTTCTTAAAATCTTTGATCAATTCCTCCTTAAACTCTGCAAAAGAACCTTCAAAATATACTCTTGACATATTAGCTAATTCAAAAGCATTTTCATTATTATCATCATCAATAAATTCATATGCTTTTACATAAAAAGGGATTTCATTTTTTTTAATTACAGCAATAGAGTCTTTATTAATAATTGGTTCTTTTGCTACTAAAACTGGAGCATTATTTTTAACCAAAGGTGTTTCGACTGCTGTAGTATCTGGAATTGGAGATTCAGTTGCTGGCTCAGATTTTTTCATTCCGTGACCATTACACTGGTCATAAAAAGGAGCTACCAACAACAAAAATCCCAATAAACTTAACAATCGAAGAGCGGGAATTGATTTCATGGTAAAAAAAGTATAAATGGCTTACAATTAATTATTCAAAAGCCGTTTCAAAAAGACTATATAAAATTACAAATTTTTGTGAAAAAATCTTACTTTTTTAATTTTTTTAGCGCTTTGTTTTGAAAGTCTAGATTTTAAAACTAAAATGATAAAAAACTTACATTCAAAATAAGAAAATTTGTAAGAAAAAATGAATATATTTGAAGAAATTATAAATAGAAACAAACCTACTCCAATCTACCCGATTTTGGGTGGATATTCAAAGGTTTATTTCTAACATATACAAATTACCGGCAAGCTTTAACCAAAAAAAACAAACTATGTTTCCAATAGTATATCCAAATAATAGAAATGCTGATTCAGATAATCTCAGAGATTACATAATGAAAGTTTGTCAAATTCATAAAGCAGAAAACAGGGCTTTAGCGTTTGCATTTATCGTAGCTGATTTACACAATCCGCACGTTAATAAAATTTTACACGACCACAATTACATAAATGCTCTCCATGAAATTTCAGGAAAAACATTAACCGTTTTCTTTTTGATGGACGACTATGTAAACCGAACAATAATCGATAGCTCAAATTCAAATAGAATTTTGCTCGAGTTAGGAATTCAGCCTTTAAGTGCTCCACCATCTTTAATGCCAAAACAATTAGCGAAAATATTAATTGAAGAGGAAATTTTACATACACCTTGTATTCTTTTCTTCCAAGTGGAAGACTATAATGTAACAGACTTTTTTATCACCAAACTTAGAGAAAATAGAATTGAAGATGGATTCTTAGAAATCAAAGATATTATTGAAAAAGCTGTTAAGAGTTTAGCGAATGTTAAACCAGAAAATCATAAAAATTCTAAGGAATTGTTTAATCTAATTCAACAGGAAATAGAAAGTTCCGAATTTTGGAAAAATGCTAATAAAGTTTACCAAAAAGTCGTGAAATTAAAAGAATTTATTTTGCCGTTTATATAAGAAGTCAGCTGATAACAGCAGTTTTAAGAACTTTACAAAGAGAAATTATGAGCATTAAAGATATCTTCGAAATCAAAAAACTTCCATCTGTATTCTTTTTAGTCATAGCAGTTGTTGGAGCTTTTTTATTTTATGGTGGGAAATATGTATTAATCAAAGCAGACCCCAAAACACCAATTGGATTTTATACTTATATCGCCTGGCTAATAAGTTGTGGATTGTTGGTCACAAATATCATTAAATTTATAATTACCCAAATTCGGAGATTCTTCTTGACAAGGAAGTATAGAAAAGAATATAAAGAAACACTTAGAAATTTAGACCCATATGAAGTATCTGTAATTCGAGAGTTTTTCTTGCAAAGACGCCACGCATTAGAATTCCCATATGATAATCCAGTTATTGCTGGATTATTGAGTAAGGAAGTAATTTTTATAACTTCTTCACTTGGTCCAAACAATTTTATTGTAAAAGGAGGAAATACAACTTTTACTATGAACAAGTATATGCGAAACCAAATCGAGCCTAATGAATATTTTGGGCTTAATAAATTAAACCAACAGCAAATTGAAGAAAGTCGCCCATATTTTTTGAAAGGAAGCTGGAATTTTTAAGTCATTCAGCAGCTAACAGCAATTTCGCACAATTACCCGTTGCTATATTCAACCAACACCAACCCAAAAATGCCAAACCAAATTCAATTCTATTTAAAAAATTACTGTTTAATCGGTTTACTTCTATTAGTTTCTTGTAATAAAAAAGACAAGGAAACCCCTTTACCAAAGAAAGATTTTTGTGCCAGCATTCATCGAAATGACAGCCTAACACTTTCAAAAGAACTGGAAAGTTATTCGAAATTGATGCAGACCAAAACAGGCGTTTATGTCTTGGAAGACGGTGGCGGATCATTGGTTACCAGGGCCTGGCTCACCGAATACGCCGAGAAAACAATCGACATCCAGTATTTCATTTTTTCAACGGACAATGTCGGACTCATTGCTTGCGATTATTTGGTACGAGCTGCCGACAGAGGCGTGAAAGTGAGAATTCTTGTAGATGATTTAATGGTCGAAGCAGAATTAGAAGATATTTTGATTTTAGACTCTCATCCCAATATCGAAATCAAAATCTACAATACAGGGGTGAATCTGGGTAAAAACATTTTGGGTAAAATTAAAACATTTTCAACGCATTATAG comes from the Flavobacterium limnophilum genome and includes:
- the dnaK gene encoding molecular chaperone DnaK produces the protein MGKIIGIDLGTTNSCVSVMEGSEAVVIPNAEGKRTTPSIIAFVEGGEIKVGDPAKRQAVTNPTKTIASIKRFMGHSFAEITEEAKRVPYSVVKGDNNTPRVDIDGRLYTAQELSAMTLQKMKKTAEDYLGQTVTEAVITVPAYFNDAQRQATKEAGEIAGLKVMRIINEPTAAALAYGLDKKGKDQKIAVYDLGGGTFDISVLELGDGVFEVLSTDGDTHLGGDDFDHEIIDWLADEFKAEEGIDLRLDPMSLQRIKEAAEKAKIELSSSAETEINLPYVTATASGPKHLVKKLTRAKFEQLTDSLVKRSMAPVAKALKNANLSVSDIDEVILVGGSTRIPRIVEEVEKFFGKKASKGVNPDEVVAIGAAIQGGVLSGDVKDVLLLDVTPLSLGIETMGGVMTTLIESNTTIPTKKSQVFSTAADSQPTVEIHVLQGARAMAADNKTIGRFHLDGIPPAPRGVPQIEVTFDIDANGIIKVSATDKGTGKSHDIRIEASSGLTAEEIERMKKDAEANADADKIARERAEKLNEADGMIFQTESQLKELGDKLTDENKVAVEYALTELRMAHQSQDIPAIQTALDNINAAWKKATEAMYAQGEQAQGGAQPQGEQTQGDNVEDVEFEEVK
- a CDS encoding super-infection exclusion protein B produces the protein MSIKDIFEIKKLPSVFFLVIAVVGAFLFYGGKYVLIKADPKTPIGFYTYIAWLISCGLLVTNIIKFIITQIRRFFLTRKYRKEYKETLRNLDPYEVSVIREFFLQRRHALEFPYDNPVIAGLLSKEVIFITSSLGPNNFIVKGGNTTFTMNKYMRNQIEPNEYFGLNKLNQQQIEESRPYFLKGSWNF